In Juglans regia cultivar Chandler chromosome 13, Walnut 2.0, whole genome shotgun sequence, the DNA window caataaaataacatttcctTGACTTGGCCTCAAGCTTACTACGAGCATCAGAATCAATAAGAACATAAGAAAGACAACCAAAAGTtttaagatgagaaaatttGACCTCTTTCCCGCTCCAAGCCTCCTCAGGCAATCCACAATTCAACGGAACTGATGGCCTTTTGTTTATCAAGTAAACTGCAGTGCTAACTGCACCTGCCCAGAAAGTAGGTGGTAGCCCAGCGTGTAGCCTCATACTTCTAGCACGCTCATTTATGGTTCTGTTCATGCGTTCAGCAACTCCATTTTGCCGTGGTGTCCCAGGAATGGTCTTCTCCATTCTGATACCCTGAGTTGCACAATATTCTTTGAACCCACCATCAATATACTCACCACCATTATCAGAACTCAAGCATTTCAACTTCAAGCCTGTCTCTGTCTCAACCATGGCTTTCCAAATTCTGAACACATTAAATACATTAgatttatgtttcaaaaaatagaCCCATACCTTCCTGCTGTGGTCATCAATGAATGTAACATAGTAACGAGAACCTCCAAGGGATGCAACTGGAGAAGGTCCCCACACATCAGTGTGCACAAGATCTAGTCTCCCTGACTTCAGTGTTTTGCCACTTTTCAAGAAACtgacattcttttgtttccccATAATGCAACTCTTACACATACTGAGATCAACTAACTTCAGTTCTGGTAGCTTGCCTCTAGACAGAAGTTCTTTCATGCCCTTCTGACTCATATGGCCAAGCCTGCAATGCCAAAAATCTGTTGTGCTCTCTACAACGGTAGTAGCAGTAGTGTTATTCAAACCAGTAGTCATGTAAAGTGTACCAGTTTTCTTACCCCGAGCTAGTACCAATGCCCCTTTGGTGACCTTCCATGTGCTATCTGAAAACACCACTGAATGACCACAATCATCAAGTTGCCTCATAGAaatgagatttttcttcaactcaGGAAAGTGTCTGACCTTCTACAAGGTCCATTTGTTCTTGTTAGGGAGTGCAATGTCAATGTCTCTCATCCCTATTACATTCAAAGCCTCTCCATCAGCCAAATACACATTCCCAAAATCGCCTGCAACATAGTTCTGCATAATCTCCCAATGGGAATATGTATGGAAGGAAGCTCCTGAATCAAGTATCCAGTCATCAACTAGACTATGAACTGCAAGTAATATTGCATCATGTACTTCTTCAGTTACCACATTAGCACTATCATTCTCGATCTTTTTGGGATTTCTGCAATTCTTCTTTATGTGGCCAGCTTTGCCACAATTCCAGCAAGTTGCCTGCTGACCAGGCGTTGACTTGCTCTTGCCCCTgttctttgattttgatatgCCTCTGTTTGAGTTCTTGTCTTGTACTCTTCCCCGAGAGTCAACATTCAATGCTGAACTCGAACCTAAGATTTCGCCTGAATCTCTCCTGCGTACCTCTTcagccaaaatcaaatcacggatatcatcatatttcaactTTGACTTACCGGCAGAATTACTGACAGCCATTCTCATGgcttcccaactatttggcagtgATGCCAATAGTATCAGTGCACGTATCTCatcatcaaatttaatttcaacagatgacaattgatttgtgatagtattaaaatcattcagaTGTTGTGCAACAGACGTACCATCTGccatcttcaaattaaataactttttcatcagATGTACCTTGTTATTTGCTGAcagcttttcatacatacttgACAAAGCCTCTATGAGATCCGCAGTCGTCTTCTCCTTGATGACGTTGTGTGCAACGGATCTCGACAGGGTTAGACAAATAACCCCTAGAACTTGTTGATCCAACATGGTCCAATCAGCAACTGACATGCAGTCTGGCTTAATCCCCAACAATGGAAGATGAAGTCTCTTCCCATAGAGGTAATCCTTTATCTGCATCCTCCAGTATCCATAATCCATGCCAATCCCCGATACCTTCACTTCCTCTCCAGCCATTGTTTATTCTCATACCCGAACCTTGcctcttgataccaattgttgtgaaaaacaatgacaaaaaaGTAAATTCAAATACAGGGAAAACAAgcaatcacacacgacacaatatttacatggttcggcaaATTGTCTACGTTCACGGGAGCTGcagaagatttttattttttgaggaaTCACAATATAATTGTTTTGGACGGCTACTGTTCATGCTACACTGTACAAGCTAGAATAAACAAAACCATTTATATGACATGCGGCGGAAACCCTAATCAAAATAGAATTAgtgaagttcgctcgagcggcgtgtcgAGCCCGCATCGAGCGAACCTGTTTTCCGCAACTGCTCGAGTCATGTGTCGAGCGACtcttcgagcgaactctctgacttgtgttcgctcgagccatgtgtcgagTGAACTCTCGGACTTGTCTTTGCTCAAGCGGTCTGTCGAGTTATCTTTGAGCGAACTCTCTAACttgtgttcgctcgagcggctagACGTTTCACTCGAGCGATGCAACCAGGCTCCATATGCTCAACacaaaaaacctaaaataacaCAACAACAGACAAATATCCAAGGGTCACAAATCAATCAACAACAAGCAAGccttaaaaaactaaaaagaggAGACAATCCTGTAGGTAAAAGTTAGCTCACGCCGATAAGagtaataacaaagaaaaaacaggaGCAACATAACAAAATACCTCACTACGAAAATCGCAAATAAGGAATTCTCATTCTGTCCATACAAAGAAGACCCATCAACTTACTAGGCAAAGGATCTCTGTCTTCAATCCAGTCCATGTTAACATCCTCAGCTCCCTGCTTAGCTAAGAAATCAGCCACAACATTTACTTCACGAAACACAAGACTCACTCTATAAACCATGCCTTCCAGGCAAGTCTGAAGCttgtcccaaaaatcctcacGATACCAaatgttacattctcccctAGTAAGTCATCTAACAATAATTTGAGAGTCTGTCTCAATGTGAACTTGATGAAACCCAAGTTGACAGCACCTCCTAACTCCTTCCAGCAGGCTTCTCATTTCAAGAAAATTGTTAGATCCATGACCTAAGCATATCTCAAAAACCGCTCGAAATTTTCCCCCATCATCATGAATAACACCCCCAGTTCCTGCCGACCCTAGGTTACCTAAACTGCTACCATCCATATTAAATTCCCAGCAGTTAATTTGACAGaattattcacatcaatttCCATATCACAGATCAGGGTTGATGAGGGGACCCATCTCAAGGCAATCTTTGAGGATCACATGATCAATGTACGTACATTTCAAAGTTTTGCGTGTGTGACTAAACCATATCATACCACTTAATAAGTTAATATTATTGGGATTGTGACGACTGTACCAATCTGTGAGTCCAGCATGCACTTACATCTAACTACATATATAAGattatacatacatgcatgcatacatatagCATCTGCACTCCATATTTATAGAGGAAACATCTTTTTATGAAGTGTTGCTTTTGtgataattcatatatatgaagattacctactaaaaaatcaaaatattattggtGCTGCCAAGGATGAGTGAAACCATTCATGACTGTTCACGATGAATAATGCATTAAATAATGTGGACCATCCATTCCATTATTTTCCTCTATTATAAACTTGTCAAATTAAATGGCGATCGAACTTCACAATTTAATACGGATctgtgcattatatatatattatccaatCAAGTTGGTATTCATGATcttgtcaatatatataattcatactACTTGTCAAGTTCTCTCATATAGAAGAGCAATTAGTCAAGATGATTCCTTGTCTAAGATACTCGATATCTTCCCAGAGCATTAAATCATTGAACCGACTAatgctgaaaataaaaagtaatattagatcaagtattataaatttactacttaaactttataaaaaatgttttaaccacacaaagattatataaaattaaattcataaattgacatagtTTGTTGTGGTGCGTACGTTAGAtaagaaagttatttttattataaagtaaatttaacgtattatataaaatcatgtcaatatttataagtttatttttatggaatctCTTTTTAATTGTATTACATGCATCATCATTCATATGATGTTCAaagtttctttaattaaaacttAACGTGggtttagtatattttttaaaaaaaaagttctaaaatTACGCCGTTTGGAAGGGCTAATCCATATTTCAAGATTACTGATCATAAccctagtttgttttcataattcttcttaagtcatctcatcttatctaatcattataatttttttaaattctcatataaaataaaataaataatttaatttttttaaattttaaaataaaaataatttaaaaaatatatattttattaatatttatttaatttttaattttgatctcattttatctcgtCTACGAAAATAAACTAGAAATTAAAAGAACTTGAAGACAAATTTCGTGcctgttaaatattaaaaatttgttcatATGGCCTGGGGCCTACCTTACATTTTGCATGCTCCACTTCATGCCTACTTATAGAACTAGTTCTCAATGAGCTGAGCAGATAGCTGTGACCCTCTGAATTCAAACTCCAATATTCTTCTCTCCAGTACTTTTCCCAGCAGCTGATTTCAGTTTTTGATTGCAGAAGAACAGCTACTTCAGGTTGGGTTTCTTCCGGCTAGGCATCTTAAGGATTGACCTTTGCGGCTTCTTCGAGTCCAAGCTGTATTCGTGTCCCAAGGAGGTAGTTCCCTCTATATTTTCCCTAGCTCTAGAGTCAAAACTCGTATCTTCTGTTCCAAATTTCCTAGTATTGGGtatttctcattttccttttgtagTTTTGTGGTACCTGTCTAAATTTTTCCAACATCTTTCGAACTCGTGTAGTCATTTTCTATTGTTGTTTGGTTTTGTCATgcagaaatattttctttaggAATAAAAAGAACTGCCATGGCTATTGTTACCTTATCAGCTTGCAATACCAGCCTCTCGCAAACTCTGTCCTCCGGAAACAACAGCAACCTCCGCGACGcctctttttcttcatatctGAACAGCACAGAGGAATCCTTTGTTCGTAAACTTGCCGCCGAGTCAAGTGGAAACCTCATACCCATCATGAGCACTGAGGAGAAGAGAACTCACGTGGGAAGGATAAAGGAGGAGGATGAAGAAATTGGAGTGTTTGGTGCCGAGAAGTACTTCAAAGGAGGAATGGATGAGGATAGTCCAAGAACTGCCAGCATGAGTGCAAGGAAATATCTGTACAAGAACGAAGAACGAATTGATATAGACCCCAAGAAGAACAGAATTCAGTCAGGAACTCCTAGTGTTCAGTCTGAATCAAGTTGGAACAGCCAAAGCGCGTTACTACAGAACGGTGTAAGAAATCCTTCGAAGGGTAATACGAACAAGGCACTTGGAAAGAAGATTCTTGCAGGTCTTGGTTGCTCTTGTTCTGATAAAGAGTCTGTAGAAATTAAAGAACATGGTACTGGTGAAATCAGCTTCAACAAAAGTGCCACTTCTAATGGACTCGAAGGCAAAGTAACCACAAGAGAGCCCAGGAAAACTGGTCTAGATCATCACCTTGTTGATGCAGTTCAAGTACATAAACCTCGCCTGGAATATAAGGACAAGGAAGAAATGCACTGCCCAAAAACGGAAAAGTTGGGAGCTGGGTTGAACAGAGAAAACTGTTTTACGTTCCCAAGCTCAAATTCCGGGGCGGGAATTCTGCCCAACAAATTGCAATTTCAAGAACAGGAAGAAGAACAGCCGCGAAAGTCGATCGATGTGTTTGGCTCCCCTGTAATGGGAAGGAGAAACAAGTCTTTAGGCATTGAGAGGAGGCTAACGATGTTGTCTTGGGATGCCACTCCAAGAAGGGAAGAAATCGAGTTTTCTGTACCATCGCGTAGAACCTACAACGATACCGACAGTGATGCAAGTTCAGACTTATTTGAGATAGAGAGCATCGCAGGCAAAGCCAACCCATTTCTTGCAAGGCAGACAACAGATGTTGCGTCAGGCTGTGTCACGCCCACAACTTGTTATGCACCAAGCGAAGCAAGCATAGAGTGGAGTGTAGTCACTGCCAGTGCTGCAGATTTCTCGGTGATGTCAGATTGTGAAGAGCTAAGGTCAAGAACCATGACAAGTCCAAGAAAACTGGACGTTTCTGCAATTCCTTGTGGCAAAACTAAATCTAATAAAGATATGCAGCGGCGCCGTTCTGGCATTTTGTTGGGTTGTAAGAGTCAAAAAGCTGTGAATGTTGCAGAAGATCATGCCTACAGACCGAATGAGAAGGCAGATGTTTACCCACAAACGCGTCACAGGTCAGATTCCTTCATTCCTGTGACAAGGTTTCCATCTGAGATTAGGTCGGCCAGTTTCAATTCCAAGCCAGGGCAACATGCCTTTGCCACGCATTCACTCCCCCGGTCTCAATCACCTCGCATTCCACATCTTTTGTATACTCAGTGACCTAGATTTCTTTGTTGAAGTACGcctttattatatattcagtACTGTGTACaatataaggtttatatatcTCGCAATAAGTGATATTCATGTCAGGAGTTCCAAATTACATCTTTTTATGATCAAGATATTGTCTGTGAATATTAAAAACGAATAAAAAGTGCATCAAGCTGGCTTTAAGGCCACCACAAAAACCACAGGATATATTCCTCTCCCTTCATctatttttatgtttgagtgccttttctttctccttttttagTTTGCTTTTTACTTTATATCTTAAAactgtgaaatcaccacttgtcccaaaagcttaagctgatgggaagaggtagattttatcattttatatcttaacactccccctcacttGTGGGCCAGACTTTCCCTTAATGAGTAGGCCCaacaagtggaatatttaattaaatgggatagagtgtagagtcggagttcgaactcaggacctctgctctgataccatgatgaaattaatgggcctaactcatctcataaaaccggttgtataagagaggattgctcattgcttataaacatgcccaagaccttgtccacagtcaatgtgggattattcctcaacaccctccctcacgtgcaggccagtattttttctggtccttgtcacggggtaagtagtgtaggcccacattcgtcctatggcaggctctgataccatgatgaaattaatgggcctaactcatctcataaaaccggttgtataagagaggattgctcattgcttataaacatgcccaaaaccttgtccacagtcaatgtgagattattcctcaacaaaaacatagaagaaaaacttattttattaggcCACAACACAAGACATATCTtgaaattattaaagaaatgcATTATCTGAATGCATATAATTGGTTTGTTGCAAACGTCTAGGTGTGTAGAGGTTTCCTGCCTTGTCCTGGCATGTAAGTCGCTTTTAGAGTGCTTCCTCTTTCCAGGCATGTTAATGCATCAGCATAacttggttttttgttttattaccTTTGTGGATCTAAACGTGAGGATTAAATAATCCATTTTCACCCTAGCAAGTGCACCTAACCTGGACTTTAAATAATAGCTCATGTGCTGTCATGCTTTTTGTCAATATGTTCTGTCAACCAATCAGCAACAGGAAACATTAGAGAGCTCTAGGACTTTTTCTCACTTCCTTTGAATGGCACCTTTTTATAGCATTTGAATTGTCAGCTGAAAATGGTATTCAGCAACTATGAAGTGACCGAcacaaaaactaacaaaaaatccAGTCAGTAGAGCAAAATTTAGTTTGATCTTACTCTTCACAAACCTGATCAggaataaattcatatatagaaGTTGCATAGAAAAATTCTTACCTTATTGTAGTTTGTGTAACATCTGCTTCGCCATTAAGCTGCACTTTCCACCTTGTTTCTTTTCTGTTCTGCACCAATATTGGTATATATCACAAATCG includes these proteins:
- the LOC108988761 gene encoding protein PHYTOCHROME KINASE SUBSTRATE 1-like is translated as MAIVTLSACNTSLSQTLSSGNNSNLRDASFSSYLNSTEESFVRKLAAESSGNLIPIMSTEEKRTHVGRIKEEDEEIGVFGAEKYFKGGMDEDSPRTASMSARKYLYKNEERIDIDPKKNRIQSGTPSVQSESSWNSQSALLQNGVRNPSKGNTNKALGKKILAGLGCSCSDKESVEIKEHGTGEISFNKSATSNGLEGKVTTREPRKTGLDHHLVDAVQVHKPRLEYKDKEEMHCPKTEKLGAGLNRENCFTFPSSNSGAGILPNKLQFQEQEEEQPRKSIDVFGSPVMGRRNKSLGIERRLTMLSWDATPRREEIEFSVPSRRTYNDTDSDASSDLFEIESIAGKANPFLARQTTDVASGCVTPTTCYAPSEASIEWSVVTASAADFSVMSDCEELRSRTMTSPRKLDVSAIPCGKTKSNKDMQRRRSGILLGCKSQKAVNVAEDHAYRPNEKADVYPQTRHRSDSFIPVTRFPSEIRSASFNSKPGQHAFATHSLPRSQSPRIPHLLYTQ